The following DNA comes from Scyliorhinus canicula chromosome 26, sScyCan1.1, whole genome shotgun sequence.
GGACCCTTTGCCCTCGGACCCTTTGCCATTGGACCCTTTGCCCTCGGACTCTTTGCCCTCGGGCCCTTGTTCCTCGGACCCTTGGCCCTCGGACCCTTTGCCCTCGGACCCTTTGCCCTCGGACCCTTTGCCCTCGGACCCTTTGCCCTCGGACCCTTTGCCCTCGGACCCTTTGCCCTCGGAGTCTTTGCCCTCGGAGTCCTTGCCCTCGGAGTCTTTGCCCTCGGAGTCTTTGCCCTCGGAGTCTTCGCCCTCGGAGTCTTCGCCCTCGGAGTTTTCGCCCtcggagtcatagaacatagaacagtacagcacagaacaggcccttcggccctcaatgttgtgccgagccatgatcaccctactcaaacccacatatccaccctatacccgtaacccaacaacccccccctaaccttacatttattaggacactacgggcaatttagcatggccaatccacctaacccgcacatctttggactgtgggaggaaaccggagcacccggaggaaacccacgcacacagggggaggacgtgcagactccacacagacagtgacccagccgggaatcgaacctgggaccctggagctgtgaagctttatgctaaccaccatgctaccctgctgtcctgtCTTTGCCCTCGGAGTCTTTGCCCTCGGAGTCTTTGCCCTCGGAGTCTTTGCCCTCGGAGTCTTTGCCCTCGGAGTCTTTGCCCTCGGAGTCTTGGCCCTCGGAGTCTTGGCCCTCGGAGTCTTGGCCCTCGGAGTCTTGGCCCTCGGAGTCTTGGCCCTCGGAGTCTTGGCCCTCGGAGTCTTGGCCCTCGGACACTTCGCCCTCGGAGTCTTGGCCCTCGGAGTCTTGGCCCTCGGAGTCTTGGCCCTCGGAGTCTTGGCCCTCGGAGTCTTGGCCCTCGGAGTCTTGGCCCTGGGACCCTTTGCCCTGGGACCCTTTGCCCTGGGACCCTTTGCCCTGGGACCCTTGACCCTCGAACTCTTTGCCCTCGGACTCTTTGCCCTCGGACTCTTTGCCCTCGGACTCTTTGCCCTCGGACTCTTTGCCCTCGGACTCTTTGCCCTCGGACTGCCCTCGCAGTCTTTGCCCTCGGACTCTTTGCCCTCGAACTCTTTGCCCTCGAACTCTTTGCCCTCGAACTCTTTGCCCTCGAACTCTTTGCCCTCGGACTCTTTGCCCTCGGACTCTGCCCTCGGACTCTGTGCCCTCGGACTCTTTGCCCTCGGACCCTTTGCCCTCGGATACTTTGCCCTCTGACTCTTTGCCCTCGGACTCTTTGCCCTCGGACTCTTTGCCCTCGGACTCTTTGCCCTCGGACTCTTGGCCCTCGGACTCTTGGCCCTCGGACTCTTTGCCCTCGGACTCTTTGCCCTCGGACCCTTTGCCCTCGGATACTTTGCCCTCGGAGTCTTTGCCCTCGGACACTTTGCCCTTGGACACTTTGCCCTGGGACCCTTGGCCCTGGGACCCTTGGCCCTCGGACCCTTTGCCCTCGGAGTCTTTGCCCTCGGACTCTTTGCCCTCGGAGTCCTTGCCCTCGGACTCTTTGCCCTCGGAGTCTTTGCCCTCGGAGTCTTTGTCCTCGGACCCTTGGCCCTCGGACCCTTGGCCCTCGGACCCTTTGCCCTCGGACCCTTTGCCCTCGGAGTCTTTGCCCTCGGAGTCTGCCCTCGGACCCTTTGCCCTCGGACCCTTTGCCCTCGGACCCTTTGCCCTCGGACCCTTTGCCCTCGGACCCTTTGCCCTCGGACCCTTTGCCCTCGGACCCTTTGCCCTCGGACTCTTTGCCCTCGGACTCTTTCCCCTCGGACTCTTTGCCCTCGGACCCTTTGCCCTCGGAGTCTTTGCCCTCGGACCCTTCGCCCTCGGACCCTTCGCCCTCGGACCGTTTGCCCTCGGACCCTTCGCCCTCGCAGTCTTCGCCCTCGGACCTTTGGCCCTCGGACCCTTGGCCCTCTGACCCATCGCCTTCGGAGCCTTCGCCCAATTGGATCCTTCACCCTTAGAGACCCAGCAGTGGGGGTCACAGCACCAGAAGCGTCTGACAACCTCCGCCGACCCCCAGCTCCCGGAACCCGACCTCGCAGCCGGAGCGTCCCAGTGCCCGGTGCACCCCAGTTCCAGGAGAGACCCAGCACCCGGAGAGCCACCGTCCGGCGACCCCCATCCCCGGTGACCCAGCGCGCCCTAGAACCCGGCGAGCTCTTGGAGTCTTTGCCCTCGGAGTTTTCGCCCTCCGGAGTCTTCGCCCTCGGAGACTTCGCCCTCGGAGTCTTCGCCCTCGGAGTCTTCGCCCTCGGAGTCTTCGCCCTCGGAGTCTTCGGCCTCGGAGTCTTCGCCCTCGGAGTCTTCGTCCTCGGAGTCTTCGTCCTCGGAGTCTTCGCCCTCGCAGTCTTCGCCCTCGGAACTTCACCCTTGGACCCTTGGCCCTTGAAGCCATCGACTTCGGAGTCTTTGCCCAATGGGAGCCTTTGCCCAATTGGAGCCTTGACCCTTTGAGACTTCGCCTTCGGACCCATCGCCTTCGGAGCCTTCGCCCAATTGGACCCTTCGCCCTTGGAGACCCAGCAGTGGGGGTCTCAGCACCAGGAGAGACCTAGCGTCTGACGGCCTCCAGCGCCAGCGACCCCCAGCTCCCGGAACCCGACCTCGCAGCCGGAGCGTCCCAGTACCCGGTGCACCCCAGTTCCAGGAGAGACCCAGCACCCGGAGAGCCACCGTCCGGCGACCCCCATCCCCGGCGACCCAGCGCACCCTAGAACCCGGCGAGCTCTTGGAGTCTTTGCCCTCGGAGTCTTTGCCCTCGGAGTCTTCGCCCTCGGAGTCTTTGCCCTCGGAATCTTTGCCCTCGGAGTCTTCGCCCTCGGAGTCTTCGCCCTCGGAGTCTTCGCCCTCGGAGTCTTCGCCCTCGGAGTCTTCGCCCTCGGAGTCTTTGCCCTCGGAGTCTTTGCCCTCGGACCCTTTGCCCTCGGACCCTTTGCCCTCGGACCCTTTGCCCTCGGACCCTTTGCCTTCGGACCCTTTGCCCTCGGACCCTTTGCCCTCGGACCCTTTGCCCTCGGACCCTTTGCCCTCGGACCCTTTGCCTTCGGACCCTTTGCCTTCGGACCCTTTGCCCTCGGAGTCTTTGCCCTCGGAGTCTTTGCCCTCGGAGTCTTTGCCCTCGGACTTTGCCCTCGGACTCTATGCCCTCGGACTCTTTGCCCTCGGACTCTTTGCCCTCGGACTCTTTGCCCTCGGACTCTTTGCCCTCGGACCCTTTGCCCTCGGACCCTTTGCCCTCGGACCCTTTGCCCTCGGACCCTTTGCCCTCGGAGTCTTTGCCCTCGGAGTCTTTGCCCTCGGACCCTTTGCCCTCGGACCCTTTGCCCTCGGACCCTTTGCCCTCGGACTCTTTGCCCTCGGACTCTTTGCCCTCGGACTCTTTGCCCTCGGGCCCTTGGCCCACGGACCCTTTGCCCTCGGACCCTTTGCCCTCGGACCCTTTGCCCTCGGACCCTTTGCCCTCGAACCCTTTGCCCTCGGACCCTTTGCCCTCGGACCCTTTGCCCTCGGACCCTTTGCCCTCGGACCCTTTGCCCTCGGACCCTTTGCCCTCGGACTCTTTGCCCTCGGACTCTTTGCCCTCGGACTCTTTGCCCTCGGAGTCTTTGCCCTCGGACTCTTTGCCCTCGGAGTCTTTGCCCTCGGAGTTTTGCCCTCGGAGTTTTGCCCTCGGAGTCTTCGCCCTCGGAGTCTTCGCCCTCGGAGTCTTCACTCTCGGACCCTTCGCCCTCGGACCCTTCGCTTTTGGAGACCCAACAGTGGGGGTCACAGCACCAGGAGAGACCTAGCGTCTGACAACCTCCAGCGCCAGCGACCCCCAGCTCCTGGAACCCGACCTCGCAGCCGGAGCGTCCCAGTACCCGGTGCACCCCAGTTCCAGGAGAGACCCAGCACCCGGAGAGCCACCGTCCGGCGACCCCCATCCCCGGCGACCCAGCGCACCCTAGAACCCGGCGAGCTCTTGGAGTCTTCACCCTTGGAGTCTTCACCCTTGGAGTCTTCACCCTTGGAGTCTTCACCCTTGGagtcttcactctcggagtcttaGCCCTCGGAGTCTTAGCCCTCGGAGTCTTAGCCCTCGGAGTCTTAGCCCTCGGAGTCTTCGCCCTCGGACCCTTCGCCCTCGAAGCCATCACCGTCGGAGTCTTCGCCCTCGAAGCCATCGCCGTCGGAGTCTTCGCCCTCGGAGTCTTCGCCCTCGGACCCTTTGCCCTCGGACCCTTCGCCGTCGGACCCTTCGCCCTCGGAGTCTTTTCCCTCGGAGTCTTCTCCCTCGGAGTCTTCGCCCTCGGAGTCTTCGCCCTTCGGCCTTGAAGCCATCGCCTTCGGAGTCTTTGCCCAATTGGAGCCTTCACCCTTTGAGACTTCGCCAATTGGACCCTTGGCCCTCGGACCCATCGCCAATGGAGCCTTCGCCCAATTGGATCCTTCACCCTTGGAGACCCAGCAGTGGGGGTCTCAGCACCAGGAGAGACCAAGTGTCTGACAACCTCCGCCGACCCCCAGCTCCCGGAACCCGACCTCGCAGCCGGAGCGTCCCAGTACCCGGTGCACCCCAGTTCCAGGAGAGACCCAGCACCCGGAGAGCCACCGTCCGGCGACCCCCATCCCCGGCGACCCAGCGCGCCCTAGAACCCGGCGAGCTCTTGGAGTCTTCGCCCTCGGAGTCTTCTCCCTCGGAGTCTTCTCCCTCGGAGTCTTCTCCCTCGGACCCTTCGCCCTTGGAGCCTTCGCCCAAGTGGAGCCTTCACCCTTTGAGACCACCAATTGGACCCTTCGCCCTCGGACCCTTCGCCCTCGGACCCTTCGCCCTTGCAGTCTTCGCCCTCGGACCTTTGGCCCTCGGACCCATCGCCAATGGAGCCTTCGCCCAACTGGATCCTTCGCCCAATTGGATCCTTCGCCCTTGGAGACCCAGCAGTGGGGGTCTCAGCACCAGGAGATACCTAGCGTCTGACAACCTCCAGCGCCAGCGACCCCCAGCTCCCGGAACCCGACCTCGCAGCCGGAGCGTCCCAGTACCCGGTGCACCCCAGTTCCAGGAGAGACCCAGCACCCGGAGAGCCACCGTCCGgcgacccccatccccggcaacccccaacccccggcAACCCAGCGTGACCTAGAACCCGGTGGGCTATTGGAGTCTTCGCCCTTGGAGTCTTCGCCCTCGGAGTCTTCGTCCTCGGAGTCTTCGCCCTCGGAGTCTTCGCCCTCGGAGTCTTCGCCCTCGGCGTCTTCGCCCTCGGCGTCTTTGCCCTCGGCGTCTTTGCCCTCGGAGTCTTTGCCCTCGGAGTCTTTGCCCTCGGAGTCTTTGCCCTCGGAGTCTTTGCCCTCGGAGTCTTTGCCCTCGGAGTCTTTGCCCTCGGAGTCTTTGCCCTCGGAGTCTTTGCCCTCGGAGTCTTTGCCCTCGGAGTCTTTGCCCTCGGAGTCTTTGCCCTCGGAGTCTTTGCCCTCGGAGTCTTTGCCCTCGGAGTCTTTGCCCTCGGAGTCTTTGCCCTCGGAGTCTTTGCCCTCGGAGTCTTCGCCCTCGGAGTCTTCGCCCTCGGAGTCTTCGCCCTCGGAGTCTTCGCCCTCGGAGTCTTTGCCCTCGGAGTCTTCGCCCTCGGAGTCTTCGCCTTCTGATCCTTCGccctcggaccctttgcccaATTGGATCCTTCACCCTTGGAGACCCAGCAGCCGGGGTCTCAGCGCCAGGAGAGACCCAGCGTCTGACGACCTCCAGCGCCGgcgactcccagctcctggaaccCGATCTCGCACCCGGAGTGTCCCAGTACCTGGTGCAACCCTGTAGCATGAGAGATCCAGCACCCGGAGAGCCACTGTCCGGCGACCCCCAACTCCTGGCGACCAAATGCACCGTAGAACCCGGCGAGCCCTTGGAGCCTTCGCCCAATTGAAGCCTTCGCCCAAATGGAGCCTTCGCCCAATTGGAGACTTGTTTTCTCTCCCCTATGTGTGTGATCCACATGTCCTTGATATTCATGTTACTCACAGTCTGCGACAAATTGGTGAAATGCTTCCTCTCACACATCCAGACACCAGTCTTGTACCTCGGAAGAGGAGAATAAATAAGTTAAGAATCATTGGATTATGAGAGAACTTcagacattttccagctccccttgGTACAATTAACTATCGTCATGGCCCAGTTGATTTTCAGAAAATTCAAGGTTTTATATTGAAGTCATACCTCCTTGACAGAAAGGAGGcggggttttgggaggggggatgcGCATTGCTGGGTGGTTTCTGGTGAAGTAACTAGTTTCCAGTAAATGATTATGTGACCAGTTTACCTGGGAAAGCAACAACTCAATAGCAAATGATGGACAATGGGTTAATCAGGAGAGAGTAAATTGAGGGTGTTATTCTGTTTGGGACTGGCACTTTCAAATAGGATTCTACGTGTTGACCAAAGGGGTTAAACATCTTGTGAACTCAACCAGTatttctcagcccccccccccccgcccgagacCCACTTTTATCAACCAGCTGACCTTCGGGTCACCCACGTCAGCCAGCCGACACGCCATTGGTTCTTACctttgtgacaggtgagcctgcttgggtCCTCACAGGCTCACAGCGGGCACTGCttagtcctgctgtggactctcctgagcagctctctctggCAGATTTAatatgtgagatcctggcctgtttgtgtccctggccctctccttcctcctttGCAAACGATCCACTTTAACGTCTTCAGTCGTGTTGACGCTTGCTTGCTGACACAGCTGCAAGATGGAAGAATCTCCCGACTGCGATATTGCGCCCGGAAAGCACGTGACGTGCTCTCTGCCGTCGCTTTTGGCGGGAAGACgccatcaattttttaaaaataaatcatcgGTGGGGCCCTCGAAAATgactggaggccagaccaggggcccaccaatcagcgggctaaATATCTAACGTGATGTATCCGAGGATGGCAGaaggcctgggggtggggggggggggggggggggggggggcgtcaattGGGTGTAGAATGAAATTTGATTTAAATTCAGTTTAGATGATAATTAACGCTATGCATTCCACTGTGAATATTTTTCAGTGAGGGTGCAGTTAGATTTGTGTTCACCTTTGTTGACTTCTTTAGTTTAAACTGTGAATCTTGTGGCTTCGTCTGTCAATAAATCCCTGGATTTTCCGATTCCAAAACAAAGTGGCGAAAAGGGGTGAGAGCCCTCTCTTTGTtttgacagcacagtggttagcactgtagcttcacagctccagggtcccaggttcgattcccagcttgggtcactgtctgtgcggagtctgcacgtcctccctgtgtctgcgtgggcttcctccgggttcctcccacaagtcccagaggacgtgctgttgggtgaattggacaatctgaattctccctccgtgtaccccatGAGCTCGTCCAATCTCAACGTCTTCTCCTTCTAGTCCCTCCCACTCCTGCCGGCATTGTCCCGTCCACACCTGTCATCCCAATGAGGGAGGATGTGGCTCAGGGAAATCGGCCTCAGGCTGCCTCTGGCTTCAGTCTGCAGGAGTGAACattgattgaacatagaacatagaacgatacagcgcagtacaggcccttcggccctcgatgttgcaccgccatggaaaaaaaactaaaggccatctaacctacactatgcccttatcatccatatgcttatccaataaacttttaaatgccctcaatgttggcgagttcactactgttgcaggtagggcattccacggcctcaccactctttgcgtaaaaaacccacctctgacctctgtcctatatctattacccctcaatttaaggctatgtcccctcgtgctagccacctccatccgcgggagaaggctctcgctgtccaccctatctaaccctctgatcattttgtatgcctctattaggtcacctcttaaccttcttctctctaacgaaaacaacctcaagtccatcagcctttcctcataagattttccctccataccaggcaacatcctggtaaatctcctctgcacccgttccaaagcttccacgtccttcctataatgaggcgaccagaactgtacgcaatactccaaatgcggccgtactagagttttatacaactgcaacatgacctcatggctccggaactcaatccctctaccaataaaggccaacacaccataggccttcttcacaaccctatcaacctgggtggcaactttcagggatctatgtacatggacaccgagatccctctgctcatccacactaccaagaattttaccattagccaaatattccgcattcctgttattctttccaaagtgaatcacctcacacttctccacattaaactccatttgccacctctcagcccagctctgcagcttatctatgtccctctgtaacctgcaacatccttccgcactgtctacaactccaccgactttagtgtcgtctgcaaatttactcacccatccttctgcgccctcctctaggtcatttataaaaatgacaaacagcaacagccccagaacagatccttgtggtacgccactcgtaactgaactccattctgaacatttcccatcaactaccactctctgtcttctttcaactagccaatttctgatccacatctctaaatcaccctcaatccccagcctccgtattttctgcaatagccgaccgtggggaaccttatcaaacgctttactgaaatccatatacaccacatcaactgctctaccctcgtctacctgttcagtcaccttctcaaagaactcgataaggtttgtgaggcatgacttacccttcacaaaaccatgctgactatccctaatcatattattcctatctagatgattataaatcgtatcttttataatcctctccaagactttacccaccacagacgttaggctcaccggcctatagttaccggggttatctctactccttcttgaacaaagggaccacatttgctatcctccagtcctctggcactattcctgtagccaatgatgacctaaaaatcaaagccaaaggctcagcaatctcttccctggcttcccagagaatcctaggataaatcccatcaggccccggggaaatatctattttcaccttgtccagaattgccaacacttcttccctacgcacctcaatgccatctattctaatagcctgggtctcagcattttcctccacaatattatctttttcttgagtgaatactgacgaaaagtattcatttagtatctcgcttatctcctcagcctccacacacaacttcccaccactgtccttgactggccctactcttaccctagtcattcttttattcctgacatacctatagaaagcttttgggttttccttgatcctacctgccaaagacttctcatgtcccctccttgctcgtctcagctctctctttagatccttcctcgcttccttgtaactatcaagcgccccaactgaaacttcacacctcatcttcacataggcctccttcttcctcttaacaagagattccacttctttggtaaaccacggttccctcgctcgaccccttcctccctgcctgactggtacgtacttatcaagaacatgcaatagctgttccttgaacaagctccacatatccagtgtgcccaacccttgcagcctacttctccaacctacacatcctaagtcatgtctaatggcatcataattgcccttcccccagctataactcttgccctgcggggtatacttatccctttccatcactaacgtaaaggtcaccgaattgtggtcactgtttccaaagtgctcacctacctccagatctaacacctggcctggttcattacccaaaaccaaatccaatgtggcctcgcctcttgttggcctgtcaacatattgtgtcaggaaaccctcctgcacacattgtacaaagaacgacccatctaatgtactcgaactatatcttttccagtcaatatttggaaagttaaagtctcccataacaactaccctgttactttcgctcttttccagaatcatcttcgccatcctttcctctacatccctagaactattaggtggcctatagaaaactcccagcagtgtgacctctcctttcctgtttctaacctcagcccatactacctcggaagaagagtccccatctagcctcctttccgccaccgtaatactgtccttgactagcagcgccacacctccccctcttttgcccccttctctgagcttactaaaacacctaaaccccggaacctgcaacaaccattcctgtccctgctctatccatgtctctgaaatggccacaacatcgaagtcccaggtaccaacccatgctgccagttcccctaccttatttcgtatactcctggcattgaagtagacacacttcaaaccacctacctgaacactggcaccctcctgcgaagtcaaatctgtgctcctgacctctatactctcaatctcccgtaccccaaaactacaatccaggttcccatgcccctgctgaattagtttaaacccccccccccccccccccaaagagcactaataaatctcccccccaggatattggtgcccctcaggttcagatgtagaccatcctgtctatagaggtcccaccttccccagaaagagccccagttatccagaaatctgaatccctcccgcctgcaccatccctgtagccacgtgtttaattgctctctctccctattcctcatctcactatcacgtggcacgggcaacaacccagagataacaactctgcttTGTTAATGTGGTGGATGGTGTTGCGCCAGACTCTGTCTTTCACAGGGACTGATACAAACCGGATCAAACAAACCTTCCACAGCAACATCTTGCCCATTCTCAGCTGTTTGATGATGTCTCCATTCCACCTCCTCCCATCACAAAGTGAAGCTGTTTCGATCTTCTCTCTGTCCACCTTCGCCCCGGGACAGAGCAGCCAGTTAGACAGTCAGTACAGTGAGCTGGTCTTCACTCTGACTGATCGCACAGCCTCCCCTTCGCCTCAAATTAACCCACTTCACAAACCCATGACGTCTGATCTCACTGTGATGTCCAGGCTCAGGGTCACACTTGTTCTGTGAGGTCACGGCTTGACCTGCCCAGGTCAAGGGTCAAACAGGGAGTCGCAAAAACCCTCAGAGTTTACTGAGGTTACAATTGGCTGCTGATCTAAAATGTTCCAACCAGTTTGTAGTTGGTTGTGACAGAGAATAGGCTGCGGCTTCAcagtaccgaggtcccaggttcgatcccggctctgggtcaccgtccgtgtggagtttgcacattctccccgtgtctgcgtgggtttcacccccacaacctaaaaagatgtgccgggtaggaggattggccacgctaaaattgccccttaattggaaaaaaaatgaattgggtactcgaaatgtaAAATAAACAGTGGAAAATAATTTACAGATATGGAGTGAGCATCGAGGGCTGGGAGGAACCCTCAGTGAGGGATGTGAGAGGATCAGTCACCATCATTAACCAGCCTCCAGTTTCCAGACTGCCAACGGAGCAATGGCACAGGGGGGTCTATCAATTACTGAATGAACTGTAataaacacggtagcattgtggatagcacaatcgcttcacagctccagggtcccaggttcggttcccggctgggtcactgtctgtgcggagtctgcacgtcctccccgtgtgtgcgtgggtttcctccatgtgctccggtttcctcccacagtccaaagatgtgcaggttaggtggattggccatgctaaattgcccttagtgttgggtggggttactgggttatggggataaggtggaggtgttaaccttgggtagggtgctctttccaggagccggtgcagactcgatgggccgaatggcctccttctgcactgtaaattctatgatctatgatctatgatctaaaaaCCACCAATATTATTTCGCTTGTCTGACTTGAACAAATGAAATGTAAAATGAACAATTATTGACCAACCTTTCAAACCTCTCAATCTTTTATCTGATCAGCAGACTGATGGATGTTTGCTCTCTCTTGCAAAGTGAAGCTGTTTCgatcttctctctctccaccttcgCTCTGGGACAGAGCAGCCAGTTAGACAGTCAGTACAGTGAGCTGGTCTTCACTCTGACTGATCGCACAGCCTCCCCTTCGCCTCAAATTAACCCACTTCACCAACCCATTGTGACGTCTGATCGCACTGTGACGTCCAGGCTCAGGGTCACACTTGTTCTGTGAGGTCACGGTTTGACCTGCCCAGGTCAAGGGTCAAACAGCGGGTGGCAAAAAGTTGACTGAGGTGACAGAAATTGGATGTTGTGGAAAGCACTAACCGTTCCCCAGTCTCTGAAATCTGCTTATTTTGACATGTCTCTGGGATGCagcagttactgtgacaagcagATGAGGTGGGCAAACTGGCTCCCCTTTAATTCGGCCTCCTCGTACGTCGCAACTAAGGTTTTGACATTACTTTTCCCCATTAGATCCCTTAACCAAACTGTCTTTACTTCCT
Coding sequences within:
- the LOC119957538 gene encoding ribosome-binding protein 1-like, which produces MGQRAKGPRAKGPRAKTARAKGPRANGPRAKGPRAKGPRAKTPRAKGPRAKSPRGKSPRAKSPRAKGPRAKGPRAKGPRAKGPRAKGPRAKGPRAKGPRADSEGKDSEGKGSEGKGSEGQGSEGQGSEDKDSEGKDSEGKESEGKDSEGKESEGKDSEGKGSEGQGSQGQGSQGKVSKGKVSEGKDSEGKVSEGKGSEGKESEGKESEGQESEGQESEGKESEGKESEGKESEGKESEGKEFEGQGSQGKGSQGKGSQGKGSQGQDSEGQDSEGQDSEGQDSEGQDSEGQDSEGEVSEGQDSEGQDSEGQDSEGQDSEGQDSEGQDSEGQDSEGKDSEGKDSEGKDSEGKDSEGKDSEGKDRTAG
- the LOC119957286 gene encoding spore wall protein 2-like, encoding MVTVTTILDCSKKPSSSLWRHGGTAVSRFSSSDVDVTEQDNRVTGKPFGARRTCQISHESSSVRSCDFVCENLFCSKRKQKQHNIPKGQRLQIQLGKGSEGEGSEGEDSEGEDSEGKDSEGEDSEGEDSEGEDSEGEDSEGKDSEGKDSEGKDSEGKDSEGKDSEGKDSEGKDSEGKDSEGKDSEGKDSEGKDSEGKDSEGKDSEGKDSEGKDSEGKDSEGKDAEGKDAEGEDAEGEDSEGEDSEGEDSEGEDSEGEDSEGEDSEGEDSEGEDSEGKDSEGKDSEGEDSEGKDSEGKDSKSSPGSRVRWVAGDGGRRTVALRVLGLSWNWGAPGTGTLRLRGRVPGAGGRWRWRPSDARSLLVLRPPLLGLQGRRVQLGEGSEGDGSEGEVSKGQGSNWAKAPIGQRLRSRWLQGPRVQG